Part of the Candidatus Bodocaedibacter vickermanii genome is shown below.
TTGGAACATTTGGCAGTGCAATCGCGTTTAAAAAGTCAAAAGGGTCAGATCTTATGTTTGGTGGGTCCTCCTGGTGTTGGTAAAACATCGTTAGCTACATCTATTGCAAAAGCAGCGGGGCGTGATTTCGTGCGTGCTGCATTGGGTGGCGTCAGGGACGAATCTGAAATTCGCGGTCATCGCAGAACTTATATTGGATCGATGCCAGGTCGCATTATTCAAAGTTTGAAAAAGGTTAATTCATCAAATCCAGTTTTCTTACTGGACGAAATTGATAAGCTTGGGGCTGATTGGAAAGGTGACCCAACCTCTGCACTATTAGAGGTTTTAGATCCAGAACAGAACCATACGTTTAATGATCATTATTTAGAGGTTGATTTTGATTTATCAAAGGTGATGTTTATCGCAACAGCGAACACCTTAAACATGCCTCAACCACTGATTGATCGTATGGAAATTATACGGTTGTCAGGATATACAGAGCTTGAAAAAATTGATATCGCACAAAAGCATTTATTTAAACGCGCTGTGGAGTCCAATGGTCTAAAAAAAGGTGAGTTTGTTTTAGAAGATTCAGCCTTAACAGACATTGTTCGTTATTACACTCGCGAAGCCGGGGTGCGAAATTTGCAACGTGACTTGAATAAGATTGCCCGCAAAGCTGTGCGAATGATTCTAGAAAAGCAGACGGACAAAGTTGTTGTTACGTCTGATAATTTAAAAGACTTTTTAGGGGTTCATAAGTTCAAATATGGTGAACTTGAATCAAACGATCAAGTTGGTGTTACCACAGGGCTTGCCTGGACAGAAGTGGGTGGAGAGATTTTACAGATTGAAGCTGTCGTGACACCGGGTAAGGGTAAAATTACAATGACGGGTAAGCTGGGTGATGTCATGCAAGAATCTGTGCAAGCAGCCCATAGCTTTATTAAATTCAGGGCCGCTGAATTCGGCATTGATATTGCTCGATTTGAAAATTCAGATATTCACGTACATGTTCCAGAAGGGGCAACTCCCAAAGATGGACCGTCTGCAGGTATTACCATGTGTGTATCAATTGTTTCTGCGTTTACAGGAATTTCTGTACGTAAAGATATTGCAATGACAGGTGAGGTTACCTTGCGTGGTCGGGTTTTGCCAATCGGTGGGTTGAAGGAAAAACTATTAGCAGCCTTACGTTCGGGAATAAAGACAGTTTTGATTCCAGAAGAAAACGTAAAGGATTTGGAAGAAATTCCAGATACAATCAAGGGCGGCTTAGAAATTATTCCTGTCAGCCATGTCGATCAAGTTATTCAGCAGGCGTTAATTGAACAACCAAAATCCCTTGTAACACAGGATATTGTCATTGATAAAAAGCAAGGTGAAACGGTTTCAGTTGAGTCGTCATCAAAAAAAAGAGATAATGTCATTCGACATTAACCAAGTTGATTTTTATGATGAATAAAAGATATTTACTATTAATTACGGCGTTGTTTTTAACGGGCTGTGGCGACGTTCAAGTGTATGATGTGGATACAAAGTTTTCTAACGTTATACGTGTTGAACCTGTTTCAAAAGGGCGTCGCTCCGTGTTTTTGCGTATCAAAGACGTAACGGGGCACGCCTCTGAATTGGCGACATCGATTGAACAACACTTAAAAACAAAAGGGTATTCTGTCGTTGCTGATCCTGGGATTGCTACCTATAAATTAATGGTAACTATCATAAAATTTGGTGATGATACGTCGAATGGTCAAGTCGTTGAAGAAAGTTCTATCAGATCCTTTGCAGATCGCGTTGGAATTGCCGAAGTTGAAATTACTAACTTAAGCGGTAAAAGTATAAAAACTCGCTTAATGGTGGGCGTTAATATGCGCGGCGGTTTGTTTAAGACGCCTACACCGCAGGTTGAGCAATTTGCGTGGACGCGGTTAATTCACCGATTATCCCAAGCAGTTTCCAGGATGTTCTAAAATTAAGGAGGGCGTTCCCTCCTTTTATCAAATATTAGATATTCAAAAAATATGCCTTAATTATCTTTAATAAAGCATATAGAATATATCCAACTAAAAAAATATAAGGGATTATTATTTCCCGTTGTACTACAAAGTTTTTTCCTTCTGAGAACGAATCAAGTTTGGACAGGTCTTGGTTAAATGATGTATATACTAGTGCCGGAAAATCCTGCTCAAACTCTTTAATGATTGCATGGTTTTTATTGTTCATCGTCTTATAAACATGGATTGCTGATATCCATGACAATGTTGATGCAATTCCAATCAATATTAAAATGCCCAACAGTAAAAAATGCTTATCTTTGATATGTCCGCTGGTTGCCAACGTTCCAATTGCCGACATAACCAACGTATTCACCGTAAGGTAAAACATATTAAGATTACGACGCTGATCGGCAGATCTTCCCGTGGTATCTATGAATAATTTATATTGATCAAAAAATAGCCCTAAGTTTTGAGGAGTATCTAATTTGACGTCTGGATTAATAATGGATGTGTATGGGCTCATAATGAAATCTCCTTAATATACGGCGTTTAGTGTTTAACGTTTCGGCCGAATCTCAATTTCATCTTAATTACTTTTTTCATTAATAAGAATAAAAAAAGATATTTCCGTTAAAAAATTTACCTATTTTTAATCTTATGGCGCTTTAATAAAGCATAAGATGAGTAAAAAGGATAAAGAAATGGACAGTATTCAACACGTGTTAGATCGAGTTCGCAAGCCTCGCGTACATATTACGTATGACGTTGAGATTGGTGATGCGGTCGAAATGAAAGAACTTCCCTTCGTTATGGGAATTATGGCAGACCTAGCAGGAAATCGTACTAGTGAGCTTCCAAAACTAAAAGACAGAAAATTTGTAGAATTAGATCCAGATACGTTTGGTGAAATTATGGCGTCTGTTGCGCCACGCATTGCATTCGAAGTTCCAAGCCGTATGCCTGGTGCTGCAGAAACCGATACCGTTAGTCTGGCCTTAAACTTTAAGAGTATGGATGATTTCGGTCCGTTAGAAATTGCAAAACAAATGAATGGTTTGGTCGGGTATTGTGATGCTCGTGTAAAATTGTCAGATTTGCTTGCAAAGCTAGATGGAAATGATGTGCTTCATGCCATTTTAAAAGATGTAATGACCAGTCCAGATAAACTTGCTCAGATGAAAACAGATTTAGCTGCGGCTGCTCCAGCGGCCTAAATAATATAAAGGATAATCAAAATGGCTGATACTCAAGAAAATTTATCACTCGTAGATCAGTGCTTAATCAGCGCAAAAATGGCGTTAGATGACAGCCAAAAAGATCATGCGATTGAATTACTGAAAGAGTTTGTAGCGCAAGTAGAAAAAGGCGGAGCTGCAGGGTTACCTAATGCTGCCGTGTTTATTCACAAGCGCATTCAAGAAATTGACGATGTTGTTTCAGGTCAAGTGAATGAAGTGCTGCATCACCCAGACTTCCAAAAATTGGAGGCTTCTTGGCGTGGGTTACAGTTCTTAGTTGCAAATACAGAATGTGGTGCGCGTCTAAAACTACGTTTATTGAACGCAACAAAGAAAGAATTGTTAGAAGATTTAGAAAAAGCGTTAGAGTTCGACCAAAGCTCACTCTTCAAAAAAATCTATGAAGAAGAATATGGTACATTCGGTGGACATCCTTATTCATGCTTGATGGGTGATTACGAATTTAGCCGTGCGCCTCAAGATCAAGAATTGCTTCGCAAAATATCTGGCGTTGCAGCAGCTGCGCATGCACCCTTTATTTCTGCGGCGGATCCAAAGTTATTTCACATGGAAACGTTTGAAAGCTTATCAACACCGCGTGATCTATCTAAACTGTTTGAAAGTTCAGATATGGCGGCGTGGCGTTCTTTCCGTCAATCAGAAGATGCTCGTTATGTAACGTTGGTATTACCACACGTATTAATGCGCTTACCCTATGGACCAGAAACTGTTCCTGTAGAAGGCTTAATTTTTGTTGAAAAAGTTGATGGCGTTGACAACAGTAAATTCTGTTGGGGTAATGCGGCATATGCGTTAGCTCAACGTATTACACATGCATTCGCGACGTATGGATGGACTGCAGCAATTCGTGGTGTAGAAGGTGGTGGTTTGGTTGAAGCATTGCCAGCATATACATTTAAAAGTGCGGATGGCGACATTCTCTTAAAATGCCCAACCGAAGTTACGATTACAGACCGTCGTGAAAAAGAATTGTCTGATTTAGGCTTTATCGCGTTGTGTCATTGTAAGGGTACGGATTATGCTGCGTTCTTTGGTGGTCAAACATCACAAGAACCAAAGGTATACAATCTTGCAGATGCAACGGCAAATGCCAATCTTTCTGCACGTTTACCGTATATTTTGGCATCGTCTCGTTTTGCGCACTATGTGAAATCAATCATGCGCGACAAGATTGGCAGCTTTATGACAAAGAATGAAGTTTCAACATATTTAAATGATTGGATTGCTAACTATGTTCTTTTAAATGATGGGGCTCCACAAACAATTAAAGCGCAATATCCACTGCGTGAAGCGCGTGTAGATGTAGAAGATATTCCCGGTAAGCCAGGTTCTTACCGCGCGATTATTTACTTACGTCCGCATTTCCAATTAGAAGAGTTTACAGCATCAATCCGTTTGGTGGCTACTTTGCCAAAACCAGCGGGTGCGTAATTTAAAAAGATAGGAATAAAAAATGGCAGAAAATAATACTAGAACTCCTAATTTGCTAGTAAAATTCGATGGAATTGAGCTGGGATCTGAAGTTAAAGGGTACGAAAAAACATGGGGTATTTTGTATAACTATACCTTTAGTGAAAAAAGAAAAGTTTCTGGAGATGTTTCCGGTCCTTTAGAGTCAAAGGCAGAAATACAATTAAGCAATATTATGTTGGAATTAAAACATGGTTTGCAAGATCCCGTATTCGCTACACATTTAAGAAGCGGAGATCCTTTCAAAAACATTCAAATTATTACATTAATAAATGCGAAAGGTGCAAACAAAGTGCTTAGCACGATTACGTGTGAAAATGTTAAAATTGTGGGTCGAGATGTAATGCAAATAATTAAGTGTGATGGACAAGATATAGATAATATTCTGAGGTTGTATATTACATGCGACTCTATGCAAGAAGAATTTTCGAAGTTTGGTCAAGATGCTTCTGCTCAAGGAAAAAATGCAGCTGGTTGGAACTATCGCACTGCTTCTGCAAATGGCTAAGCACACTTCGCTTTTTATAGTCCCCTTTATGGTTAAAACCTTCGCCTTCCAGGCGAAAAAGACTTCAGTCCTTGGTAAAGGAAAAGAGGCGAGGTATTGAAAAAAAGGAGTAAATATGATACCCTAGCTTAGTCTTCAAGCGCTAGCGCTTGAGAAACGCGACGGGTATCATATGACAGATTATAGCAAAACCAGCCACACCGTATTTTACCATAGATATCACTTAGTATGGATCACCAAGTATCGTAAACGAGTTCTAAGTGGTGAATTAAGATTACGAGTGCGTGAGGTGATCGCACAGGTTGCTGATGAACTGGGTGTTAAGGTTTGCAATGGCGTGTTGTCAGCAGATCATGTGCATATTTTTGTAGAAATATCTCCCCACGTATCGGTCAGTGAATTTGTAAAAATAGCAAAGGGACGATTGTCAAGAAAGATTCAGCAGGAGTTTCCTAATATCAAGAAAGAATATTGGGGAAGACACTTCTGGGGGCGAGGGTTCTTTAGTTCAACGAGCGGCAATGTTACTGATGACATCATTAATGCCTACATCAACAATCATACGGACTCTTTCCAGTCAAATAACCTTTCTAATATCTCTTTAGAGTAGTCAGAGACTTCCAGTCTGTAATTACAACCTACCAGCTTCAGCTGGTAGTGGTTGAGTTAAAACCCGCTTTGGCGGGTTTTTTTATTACGCTTCTCGCAAAATTTGGGAGCTTGCTCTTGAGATGGAAAGCGGTAAATAAAATCTACAAATATTAAGCAGCGCTGTCCGAAAGCAGGGATGATCCCTGCACCCTATAAATTAGAT
Proteins encoded:
- the tssC gene encoding type VI secretion system contractile sheath large subunit, whose translation is MADTQENLSLVDQCLISAKMALDDSQKDHAIELLKEFVAQVEKGGAAGLPNAAVFIHKRIQEIDDVVSGQVNEVLHHPDFQKLEASWRGLQFLVANTECGARLKLRLLNATKKELLEDLEKALEFDQSSLFKKIYEEEYGTFGGHPYSCLMGDYEFSRAPQDQELLRKISGVAAAAHAPFISAADPKLFHMETFESLSTPRDLSKLFESSDMAAWRSFRQSEDARYVTLVLPHVLMRLPYGPETVPVEGLIFVEKVDGVDNSKFCWGNAAYALAQRITHAFATYGWTAAIRGVEGGGLVEALPAYTFKSADGDILLKCPTEVTITDRREKELSDLGFIALCHCKGTDYAAFFGGQTSQEPKVYNLADATANANLSARLPYILASSRFAHYVKSIMRDKIGSFMTKNEVSTYLNDWIANYVLLNDGAPQTIKAQYPLREARVDVEDIPGKPGSYRAIIYLRPHFQLEEFTASIRLVATLPKPAGA
- the tssB gene encoding type VI secretion system contractile sheath small subunit; amino-acid sequence: MDSIQHVLDRVRKPRVHITYDVEIGDAVEMKELPFVMGIMADLAGNRTSELPKLKDRKFVELDPDTFGEIMASVAPRIAFEVPSRMPGAAETDTVSLALNFKSMDDFGPLEIAKQMNGLVGYCDARVKLSDLLAKLDGNDVLHAILKDVMTSPDKLAQMKTDLAAAAPAA
- a CDS encoding RipA family octameric membrane protein, producing MSPYTSIINPDVKLDTPQNLGLFFDQYKLFIDTTGRSADQRRNLNMFYLTVNTLVMSAIGTLATSGHIKDKHFLLLGILILIGIASTLSWISAIHVYKTMNNKNHAIIKEFEQDFPALVYTSFNQDLSKLDSFSEGKNFVVQREIIIPYIFLVGYILYALLKIIKAYFLNI
- the lon gene encoding endopeptidase La; translated protein: MAQEIMRLPLLPLRDVVVFPKVIIPLFVGRDHSVKAIEKALENQRQIILVTQKDSETISPKFSDIYTTGILATVLQMLKLPDGTVKVLVEGGERFKITNMFIDDAGYVGEGIPLLQVLENTTELEALKRSVLASFHNYAQFNEKITPEILATLDTIENAAQLADTITTYLEIRLPDKQRVLEILDVQKRLEHLFVLLEAEITLSQVEDKIRNRVKGQMEKNQREYYLNEQLKAIHKELGEEEEDDEFTQITKRINKAKLSPEAKKKAEHELKKLKSMSPMSSEASGIRNYLDWLLSLPWNAPKKLKIDLNKAQKALDEDHEALGKVKERILEHLAVQSRLKSQKGQILCLVGPPGVGKTSLATSIAKAAGRDFVRAALGGVRDESEIRGHRRTYIGSMPGRIIQSLKKVNSSNPVFLLDEIDKLGADWKGDPTSALLEVLDPEQNHTFNDHYLEVDFDLSKVMFIATANTLNMPQPLIDRMEIIRLSGYTELEKIDIAQKHLFKRAVESNGLKKGEFVLEDSALTDIVRYYTREAGVRNLQRDLNKIARKAVRMILEKQTDKVVVTSDNLKDFLGVHKFKYGELESNDQVGVTTGLAWTEVGGEILQIEAVVTPGKGKITMTGKLGDVMQESVQAAHSFIKFRAAEFGIDIARFENSDIHVHVPEGATPKDGPSAGITMCVSIVSAFTGISVRKDIAMTGEVTLRGRVLPIGGLKEKLLAALRSGIKTVLIPEENVKDLEEIPDTIKGGLEIIPVSHVDQVIQQALIEQPKSLVTQDIVIDKKQGETVSVESSSKKRDNVIRH
- the traT gene encoding complement resistance protein TraT, with protein sequence MMNKRYLLLITALFLTGCGDVQVYDVDTKFSNVIRVEPVSKGRRSVFLRIKDVTGHASELATSIEQHLKTKGYSVVADPGIATYKLMVTIIKFGDDTSNGQVVEESSIRSFADRVGIAEVEITNLSGKSIKTRLMVGVNMRGGLFKTPTPQVEQFAWTRLIHRLSQAVSRMF
- the tnpA gene encoding IS200/IS605 family transposase, with protein sequence MTDYSKTSHTVFYHRYHLVWITKYRKRVLSGELRLRVREVIAQVADELGVKVCNGVLSADHVHIFVEISPHVSVSEFVKIAKGRLSRKIQQEFPNIKKEYWGRHFWGRGFFSSTSGNVTDDIINAYINNHTDSFQSNNLSNISLE